In the Candidatus Saccharimonas aalborgensis genome, one interval contains:
- the rpsE gene encoding 30S ribosomal protein S5: MADTTAQTTPRGSRPARGGRRDDRRNQTPEAPKEFEEVVINIDRVARVVSGGRRFRFKALVVVGNRKNKIGVGVSKGSDVQTAIAKATDVAKKHLVTIPVVNETIPHETEVKLSGARVLIKPAAPGTGIIAGGVVRSVISVTGIRNMLSKSLGSTNKVNIAYATVEALSSLVPREKWLTTTEKTTRKAALAEKKTAQSDDKPAVKKAPAKKVAPKKETK; encoded by the coding sequence ATGGCAGATACAACTGCACAAACTACGCCACGGGGTTCACGCCCAGCTCGTGGTGGTCGCCGCGATGACCGGCGCAACCAGACGCCAGAGGCGCCAAAAGAGTTCGAAGAAGTCGTTATCAATATTGACCGTGTGGCACGTGTTGTCAGCGGCGGCCGACGGTTTCGTTTTAAGGCGCTTGTCGTCGTAGGAAACCGAAAAAATAAGATCGGCGTTGGTGTTTCTAAAGGCAGCGATGTGCAAACAGCAATCGCCAAGGCAACCGATGTCGCCAAGAAGCATCTCGTCACGATTCCGGTTGTCAACGAGACCATTCCGCATGAAACTGAGGTAAAGCTCTCAGGAGCACGCGTCCTCATCAAGCCGGCCGCACCTGGTACTGGTATCATTGCTGGCGGCGTGGTTCGTTCGGTTATCAGCGTTACCGGTATCCGGAACATGCTTTCAAAGAGTCTCGGGAGCACAAACAAGGTAAACATTGCCTACGCTACTGTTGAGGCACTCTCGAGCCTTGTTCCCCGCGAGAAATGGTTGACCACTACTGAAAAGACAACTAGAAAGGCCGCACTTGCAGAGAAAAAGACTGCTCAATCTGATGATAAGCCTGCTGTCAAAAAAGCTCCCGCCAAAAAAGTTGCGCCAAAAAAGGAGACTAAGTAA
- the rplR gene encoding 50S ribosomal protein L18, which produces MTNLAKKLLNRSLRKSRVRAKVHGTAERPRLSVVISNMHVSAQLIDDDKQHTLASATSVGSKLTGRMTEKCASIGTEIAKKAKKVKITTVVFDRNGRQYAGRLGALADAARKEGLEF; this is translated from the coding sequence ATGACTAATTTAGCAAAAAAACTGCTTAACCGAAGCCTCCGTAAGAGTCGTGTTCGCGCAAAAGTACACGGTACTGCCGAGAGACCACGACTAAGTGTTGTTATCAGCAATATGCACGTTAGCGCACAGTTAATTGATGACGACAAGCAACATACACTTGCGAGCGCAACCTCAGTAGGCAGCAAACTGACTGGTAGGATGACTGAAAAGTGCGCCAGTATCGGTACCGAAATTGCAAAGAAGGCTAAGAAAGTAAAAATAACCACTGTTGTGTTTGACCGCAATGGTCGCCAGTATGCTGGCCGACTGGGAGCACTTGCAGATGCAGCACGTAAAGAAGGATTGGAGTTTTAG
- the rplF gene encoding 50S ribosomal protein L6: protein MSRIGKLPITVPSGVTITVDSDVIKVTGAKGELTVPHLSDVTVTHEDGKLTVARKDDERIAKAQHGLQRALLNNAVEGVTKGFEKQLEVKGVGYRVSTSNNELDMSLGFSHPVKYKAPAGIQIINDKMTIKVAGIDKQLVGQVAAEIRAIKKPEPYKGKGIAYVGEHILRKAGKAGKK from the coding sequence ATGAGTCGAATTGGAAAACTACCAATCACTGTTCCCTCGGGTGTGACAATCACAGTCGATTCAGATGTCATCAAGGTCACTGGCGCCAAGGGCGAGTTGACTGTCCCGCATCTGTCCGATGTTACTGTCACTCACGAGGACGGTAAATTAACTGTCGCCCGCAAAGATGACGAGCGCATCGCTAAGGCCCAGCATGGGTTGCAGCGTGCACTCCTCAACAATGCTGTCGAGGGCGTCACCAAAGGCTTCGAGAAACAACTCGAGGTCAAGGGTGTCGGCTACCGCGTGAGTACCAGCAACAACGAGCTCGATATGAGCCTCGGGTTTAGTCACCCGGTCAAGTACAAAGCACCCGCTGGTATTCAGATCATCAATGATAAGATGACGATCAAAGTCGCTGGGATTGACAAGCAACTTGTCGGTCAGGTAGCCGCTGAGATCCGAGCCATCAAGAAGCCCGAACCATATAAGGGCAAGGGAATCGCATACGTTGGTGAACATATCCTCCGCAAAGCAGGAAAGGCAGGTAAAAAATAA
- the rpsH gene encoding 30S ribosomal protein S8, with protein sequence MSLQTTDPIADLLTRIRNAAAVGKREIRVPTSKIKHVVAEQLVKNGYLVDVKLEDGKPRGTLVVTINNEGENSTINEIARVSKPGRRVYASASEIPKVKSGRGIVLVSTSRGVMTGSEAVRNKLGGEVLLKVY encoded by the coding sequence ATGAGTTTACAAACAACCGACCCCATCGCTGACCTCCTGACTCGCATCAGGAACGCTGCCGCTGTTGGCAAGCGTGAAATCCGTGTCCCTACCAGCAAAATCAAGCACGTCGTTGCCGAGCAACTTGTCAAAAACGGCTATCTTGTTGATGTCAAGCTCGAGGATGGCAAACCACGTGGTACACTTGTCGTGACGATCAACAACGAAGGCGAAAACAGCACTATCAATGAAATCGCCCGTGTCAGCAAGCCTGGACGTCGTGTCTATGCCAGTGCAAGCGAGATTCCGAAGGTCAAGAGTGGCCGTGGCATCGTGCTTGTCTCAACCTCAAGGGGTGTGATGACCGGCAGCGAGGCCGTACGCAACAAACTAGGCGGAGAGGTCCTCCTAAAGGTTTACTAG
- the rpsN gene encoding 30S ribosomal protein S14 produces MAKKSMIAKDAKRQRMIQKYAAKRAELKELGDVDGLQKLPRNSSPTRWKNRDVLSGRPRGFMRRFGLSRINFREKAVKGEIPGITKSSW; encoded by the coding sequence ATGGCTAAGAAATCTATGATCGCAAAAGATGCAAAGCGTCAGCGAATGATTCAGAAATACGCCGCCAAGCGTGCAGAGCTCAAGGAGTTGGGAGATGTCGATGGCCTCCAGAAGTTACCTCGAAACTCGAGCCCTACTCGTTGGAAAAACCGCGATGTTTTGAGCGGACGACCCCGAGGATTTATGCGCCGCTTTGGCCTGAGCCGTATCAATTTCCGTGAAAAAGCAGTCAAGGGAGAAATCCCTGGTATCACTAAGAGTAGTTGGTAA
- the rplE gene encoding 50S ribosomal protein L5, which yields MAESKKQAVYTPRLKALYRDTYVKELQAELKLDNVHEVPVLEKIVVSVGTGKTKDDKRMLETVKNTLTRVTGQAPVERLAKKSIATFKIRAGMGAPVGINVTLRGTQMYEFLDRFVNVALPRVRDFHGVGLKFDRGGNYNLGITDQSIFPELSFEETQLVHGMQITFAIKQGNKLASRALLEKFGLPFEKEGGR from the coding sequence ATGGCAGAATCCAAGAAACAAGCCGTCTACACTCCTCGCTTGAAAGCCTTGTACCGTGACACCTATGTCAAGGAACTGCAAGCCGAACTGAAGCTCGATAACGTACATGAAGTACCAGTTCTCGAGAAAATCGTCGTCAGCGTAGGAACAGGTAAGACAAAAGACGACAAGCGTATGCTTGAAACCGTCAAGAATACACTGACTCGCGTCACAGGCCAAGCGCCCGTCGAACGTCTCGCAAAGAAATCAATTGCGACGTTCAAGATCCGTGCTGGTATGGGTGCGCCTGTTGGCATCAACGTCACCCTTCGTGGTACACAAATGTACGAGTTCCTCGATCGTTTTGTCAATGTCGCATTGCCACGTGTCCGCGACTTTCACGGCGTCGGCCTCAAGTTTGATCGCGGCGGTAACTACAATCTCGGTATCACCGACCAGAGCATTTTCCCCGAACTAAGTTTCGAGGAAACACAACTCGTCCACGGCATGCAAATCACGTTTGCCATCAAGCAAGGCAACAAACTAGCAAGCCGCGCGTTACTCGAGAAATTTGGACTACCGTTTGAGAAAGAAGGAGGCCGCTAA
- the rplX gene encoding 50S ribosomal protein L24: MAQRIRTGDIVKIISGSQKGTTGKVLALSAQGALVEGVGLGHRHVKPSQLNPRGGKKDIHVAVSLHKLALVVDEKTSKTSRVGYVHKVDGGKARVARQLKNKEIK, from the coding sequence ATGGCTCAGCGTATTCGTACTGGTGATATCGTCAAGATCATAAGCGGATCACAAAAAGGTACCACAGGCAAAGTGCTCGCACTCTCTGCTCAAGGTGCACTTGTTGAGGGAGTTGGCCTCGGACATCGACATGTCAAACCAAGTCAGCTCAACCCGCGTGGTGGCAAAAAAGACATTCATGTTGCCGTTAGCCTACACAAGCTTGCCCTTGTCGTCGATGAAAAGACGAGCAAGACAAGCCGCGTCGGCTACGTACATAAAGTTGATGGTGGCAAAGCGCGCGTCGCTCGCCAACTCAAAAATAAGGAGATTAAGTAA
- the rplN gene encoding 50S ribosomal protein L14 encodes MIQQETRLKVTDNSGAKEILCIKVLGGSRRRYARVGDIITASVKDANPTGNVKKKSVVKAVIVRTRDQIRRRDGSTICFDDNAAVIINDDKTPKATRVFGPVPRELRDLGYAKIISLAPEVL; translated from the coding sequence ATGATCCAACAAGAAACTCGTCTCAAGGTCACCGACAACAGTGGTGCAAAGGAAATCCTTTGTATCAAGGTGCTTGGTGGCTCTAGGCGTCGCTATGCGAGAGTTGGTGATATCATTACCGCAAGCGTAAAAGATGCCAACCCCACCGGAAACGTCAAGAAAAAGTCAGTTGTCAAGGCAGTTATCGTTCGCACACGCGATCAAATTCGCCGCCGCGACGGTAGCACAATCTGCTTTGATGATAACGCCGCAGTAATTATCAACGATGACAAGACCCCCAAGGCAACGCGTGTCTTTGGTCCCGTACCCCGCGAGCTGCGCGATCTGGGCTACGCAAAGATCATCAGCCTTGCGCCGGAGGTACTCTAG
- the rpsQ gene encoding 30S ribosomal protein S17, whose product MAKSLTGVVTSSLADKTIVVTVTSRETHPIYGKQYTVNRTYAAHDPKNDANKGDKVTIVECRPVSKTKSFVLEKIVERSKGSIELKSEVNEAVEDKIDLDHDKKDEEGA is encoded by the coding sequence ATGGCCAAATCATTGACCGGTGTGGTGACCTCAAGCCTTGCCGACAAGACGATTGTCGTCACCGTGACAAGTCGAGAGACGCACCCGATTTATGGCAAGCAGTATACGGTAAACCGTACCTATGCTGCTCATGATCCCAAAAACGACGCCAACAAAGGCGACAAGGTGACAATTGTCGAATGTCGACCAGTGAGCAAGACAAAGTCATTTGTGCTCGAAAAGATTGTTGAGCGCAGCAAGGGCTCGATCGAACTCAAATCTGAGGTCAACGAAGCCGTCGAGGACAAGATTGACCTCGACCATGACAAGAAAGACGAGGAGGGCGCATAG